The Leptolyngbya sp. CCY15150 DNA segment CGAGCGCAAGCCAGGGAGGATGAGTGAGCAGCGGCAGCAGCGGATACGTCTGGAGATTTCGCGGGAGGCGGCGCGTTTGTTCTGGGAGCAAGGCGTCGCTGCCACGACCGGCGAGCAAATCGCCGCTGCAGTGGGTCTCTCTGTACGTACTCTCTGGCGGTACTTCCGCAACAAGGAGAGCTGTGTCGAGCCGGTCTTGGCGCAGGATGGCGAGGAGTTTGTGGCGCTATTGCGCCGCTGGCCTCGCGATGTCTCCCTTGAAGATCACCTCATGGAGTGGGC contains these protein-coding regions:
- a CDS encoding helix-turn-helix domain-containing protein, translating into MSEQRQQRIRLEISREAARLFWEQGVAATTGEQIAAAVGLSVRTLWRYFRNKESCVEPVLAQDGEEFVALLRRWPRDVSLEDHLMEWA